GGCGAAAGTGGCTTTCAGGAGACAAAATGAAACGCTCCGAAGTGAACGAGATCCTCTCACAGACGCGTCATTTCTTTATGCAGCACGACGTTCACCTGCCGCCATTTGCCTCATTTGACCTGGCAAAATGGCAGCAGGTGGATAAACAAATCTGGCAGGAAGTGTTCGATCTCAAATTGGGCTGGGACGTGACAGCGTTCGGCGGTAATAACTTTCTTACTCAAGGCCTGACGCTGTTCACGCTGCGTAACGGCTCACCCGATGGCACGCCGTATGCCAAATGCTATGCCGAAAAAATCATGCATGTGCGTGAAGGGCAGCTCACGCCAATGCATTTTCACTGGCGCAAACGCGAAGACATTATTAATCGCGGCGGCGGTAATTTGATTGTTGAGCTGTGGAATTCCGATCAGTTCGAGCAGACCGAAGAGACCGACGTCACGGTCGTTATCGATGGCTGCCGCCAGACCCATGCGGCGGGTAGTCAGTTGCGCCTCTCACCAGGGGAAAGCATTTGTCTCGTGCCGGGTATTTACCACAGTTTCTGGGGTGAGCCGGGCTATGGCGACGTGCTGGTTGGGGAAGTGTCGATGGTCAATGATGACGACCGCGACAACCGTTTTCTCAAGCCGCTCGAACGCTTTAATACCATCATCGAAGACGCACCCGTGCAGCAGTTGCTGTGCAACGAATATCGCCAACACCTTTAATTTATGTTCAAGGGGGATCCTCATGGCTTTAATTTCACTCGCAGATGGATTGGCTCATGCACGTGCAAACGGCTATGCATTAGGGGCGTTTAACGTGCTCGACAGCCATTTTCTGCGTGCCCTTTTTGCCGCTGCAAAGCAGGAAAACTCACCCTTTATTATCAACATCGCCGAAGTCCATTTTAAGTATGTGTCACTGGATTCGCTGGTTGAAGCCGTCAAATTCGAAGCGGCGCGCCACGATATTCCGGTGGTGCTCAATCTCGATCACGGTCTGCATTTTGAGGCGGTCGTTCGCGCTTTACGCCTTGGTTTTAGCTCTGTGATGTTCGATGGTTCTACACTTGAATATGAAGAGAATGTTCGCCAGACCCGTGAGGTGGTGAAGATGTGCCACGCGGTGGGAGTTTCGGTTGAAGCAGAGCTTGGCGCAGTAGGCGGTGATGAAGGCGGCGCGCTGTATGGCGAGGCCGACAGCGACAAATTCACCGACCCTTCTGTTGCGCGTGATTTTGTCGACAGAACCGGTATCGACACGCTGGCCGTCGCCATCGGTAATGCTCACGGCAAATATAAAGGCGAGCCGAAACTCGATTTTGATCGTCTGGCCGCTATTCGTCAGCAAACTGGCCTGCCGCTGGTGCTGCACGGTGGTTCAGGCATCAGCGACGAGGATTTCCGCAAAGCGATAACTCTCGGTATTCACAAAATCAATTTCTATACCGGGATGTCGCAGGCTGCTCTCGGCGCGATAGAGCAACGGATGAATCAACGACACGCCATTTATGACGAATACGCCGAGTTACTGCTGGGGATTGAAGAGGCGATTACTGACGTTGTCACCCAGCAAATGCAGGTTTTTGGCAGTTCAGGCAAGGCGTGAGGAGAGGTTATGAGTGAGCGCAGCGGGATTATTGCCGCCGGAAATATGTTGGTCGATCATGTGCATCAAATTGTGCAATGGCCGCAACGCGGGTGGCTTGCGGAAATTGTCCACAGTGAACGTTCAACCGGTGGCGCACCTTTAAACGTGTTGCTGACGCTGGCGAAAATGCACGTCGGCCTGCCGCTTCAGGCGGTGGGTCTGGTGGGCGACGACCACGACGGCGACTACATTATGGCGATGTTGGATCAGTATCATGTGAATCGCCAACACGTTCATCGCACCACTTTCGCGCCGACGTCGATGTCGCAGGTGATGACCGACCCGAGCGGACAGCGCACGTTTTTTCACTCACCGGGAGCCAATCGCCTGCTCGATTTACCCGCCTTTGACCGCCTTGAATCGTCGTTCAAAATCTTCCATCTCGGTTATTTATTACTGCTCGATAGTCTGGATATGGAAGACGCAGAATATGGCACGCGCAGCGCCAGATTGTTGGCGATGATGGCGCAGCAAGGCTACGAAACATCGCTTGATTTAGTCTCGCGCCAGGGCGACCCGCGCTATCGCCCGATGGTGCTCCCTGCCCTGCGCTGGCTGGATTATCTGGTGATTAATGAACTGGAAGCCGGTGAGTTTAGCGGGTTGGACATTCGCCACACTAATGGCTCACCCCATATCGAACATATCGCCCAGGCAGCAAACCAACTGCTGGAAGCGGGCGTGCGGCAACGCGTCGTTATTCACTGCCCAGAAGGGGCATGGGGTGTTGAACCAGGAAGTGAAGGGATTTGGGTGCCGTCGTTTACGTTAACTCAGAAAGAAATTATCGGCAGCGTCGGAGCCGGTGACGCGTTCTGCGCCGGAATATTATATGGCTGCCATGAAAAATGGCCGCTTATCGATAGTCTGAAATTAGCCCACGCCTGCGCCCGCGCGAATCTTTTATGCGCCAATGCGATTGATGGTGCAAAAACCCTGACGGAATTACAGATATTTATTAGTGATAATGGTTAATATTTATTAGACGTTCCATTAATAATAACGGCATCAATATATAGAATTTATTTTGCGAGAGAGATTCCAGAACAATGTAATTTTAAATAATAAATTACATTGTTAATTTCATTTAAAATAAATAAAAACTGCGTAAACTACGCGGCGGGTGCTTAGGGCTTTCAGTCCTGAGCATGAGTGAGGGATATTCTTTGAATCCAAGGAATAAGAAAGCCCCGGGCAACTTTGACGTTAACCCGAGGCTATCCCTCAACCCTAGACAAGTTGAGATTAGCCTCTTACTCGCCGCAAGGCAAGGAGTAACAGGCATGAAGCCGACAAAAACTGTTGTCATTTGTTTATTAAATTATACTCGTCATAATTCAAGCCGCATTATTTTCCGCCTGAATAACATCTGCCGAAAATACATAACCTATGCCACGAATAGTTTTAATTAATGCAGGCTGGTGTGGGTTTATTTCTATTTTCCTGCGCAAGCGCATAATGAGCACATCTATAGTCCTGTCGAATACTTCGAGGCTTTCGCTGTGAGTCAGCTCCAGCAATCTTTCACGCGATAGTACTTTGCGCGCGTTTTGCATCAGCGCCAGTAATAAGCCGTATTCGCCCTGGGTTAGGTCAATCTGTTCAAGCTGTGGGTTTAAAAGCTGGCAACGTTCGGTATCCAGTCGCCAGCCATTGAAATGCAGGCCACTGGTTTTTGTTGTGGTTGTTTCAATCGCAAGCGCCCCGCTGCGGCGCAGCACGGCTTTGACGCGCGCCACCACCACACGCGGGTTAAACGGTTTGGCGATGTAATCATCTGCGCCCATTTCCAGCCCGACAACCACGTCGGATTCGCTACCCAGCCCGGTTAGCATCACCACCGGTAAATCCGGGCGCTGGCGCTGAATGTGTTGCAGCACAAGCAGCCCATTGATATCAGGTAGGATCATATCCAGCAGCACCAGCGCGATTTCCGGTTGTTGGGTTATCGCTGTCAGCGCATCGTTCCCCGAATGGCAAACCCTCACCTCAAAGACGTGTTCATTGAGCACATCGCGCAGCACGTCACAAATTGCCAGATCGTCATCCACCAGCAAAATGGCAGGCTTCATGGTTCATCTCCGTGGAGGATGCAGGGGTGAAATAATCATTGTGGGTGATAGTTGAAGGAGTGCCGCATACCCATGCTGAATTTTCAACCAGTGTCACAAACCCTGCTTAAGTCGACACGTCACTTTTGACGATGACCTGTTTTTCGTCAGAGTTTTGCTGCTTTTATCGCCGTAAGATGCCTGCAATCCCCTTTCTTTTTTGTGGCATAGATAATGCATTACTTCGGGGAGATGTGATCAGCTGTTTAGTGTCACACACATTTAGCAGCATTGACTGGAGCAACACTGATGAAAAAAGTCGTCACGGTTTGCCCCTATTGTGCCTCAGGTTGCAAAATCAACCTCGTGGTCGATAACGGCAAAGTCGTCAAGGCGGAAGCGGCTCAAGGTAAAACTAACCAGGGCGATCTTTGCCTGAAGGGTTACTACGGCTGGGATTTTATTAACGATACTAAAATCCTCACCCCGCGCCTGAAATCACCGATGATTCGTCGCGAGAAAGGCGGCAAACTCGAAAATGTTTCCTGGGATGAAGCACTGAACTACGTCAGCACTCGTCTTAGCGAAATCAAAGCGAAACACGGCTCCGATGCCATCATGACCACCGGTTCTTCCCGTGGTACTGGCAACGAAACCAACTATGTGATGCAAAAATTTGCGCGCGCCGTTATTGGTACCAATAACGTTGACTGCTGCGCACGCGTCTGACACGGCCCATCGGTTGCAGGTCTGCACCAATCGGTCGGTAACGGCGCTATGAGCAACTCAATCGTCGAGATTGAGGATACCGATTTAGTGTTTGTGTTCGGGTACAACCCGGCAGATTCACACCCTATCGTTGCTAACCGCGTGATTCGTGCGAAGCAAAAAGGGGCGCAAATCATAGTTGTCGATCCACGCAAAATTGAAACCGCGCGCATCGCCGATATGCATTTGCAGTTAAAAAATGGTTCTAACATCGCCCTGCTTAACGCAATGGCGCATGTGATTATTGAAGAAAACCTGTATGACCAGTCCTTCGTGGCTGCCCGTACCGAAGGTTTCGACGAGTATCGCAAAATTGTTGCAGGCTACACGCCTGAATCCGTTGAAGAAATTACTGGCGTGAGCGCGTCGGAAATTCGCAACGCAGCGCGTATGTATGCAAACGCAAAAACAGCCACGATTCTGTGGGGCATGGGCGTGACCCAGTTCTATCAGGGCGTGGAAACCGTTCGCTCGCTGACAAGTCTTGCGCTGATGACCGGTAATCTGGGTAAACCAAACGTGGGTGTAAACCCGGTTCGTGGTCAGAACAACGTGCAGGGCGCTTGCGATATGGGCGCACTGCCGGATACCTATCCGGGCTACCAGTACGTGAAAGATGAAGCAAGCCGCGAGAAGTTCGCGAAAGCCTGGGGCGTAGATTCTTTACCTGCGCACACCGGTTATCGCATCAGCGAATTGCCACACCGCGTCGCCCATGGCGAAGTGCATGCGGCGTACATCATGGGTGAAGATCCGCTGCAAACGGATGCGGAGCTTTCAGCCGTGCGTAAGGCGTTTGAAGATCTCGAACTGGTGATTGTACAAGACATCTTCATGACCAAAACCGCGGCTGCGGCCGATGTGATTTTGCCGTCCACCTCCTGGGGTGAACATGAAGGCGTTTACACCGCCGCTGACCGTGGTTTCCAGCGCTTCTTTAAAGCGGTAGAACCGAAGTGGGATTTGAAAACGGACTGGCAAATTATCAGTGAAATCGCCACCCGTATGGGTTACCCGATGAGCTACAACAACACCCAGGAAATTTGGGATGAGTTGCGTGGCTTGTGCCCTGACTTCTATGGTGCTACCTACGAGAAAATGGGCGAATTGGGTTATATCCAGTGGCCTTGCCGCGATGTCGCGGAAAGCGACCAGGGAACTTCGTTCCTGTATGACGGTAAGTTCGACCGTGAAAATGGTCTGGGTGAATTCTTTACCTGTGACTGGGCGCCGCCAATCGACAAAGTCACCGAAGAGTACCCAATGGTGCTTTCAACGGTGCGTGAAGTGGGCCACTACTCTTGCCGTTCAATGACCGGTAACTGTGCGGCACTGGCAGCCCTGGCGGATGAACCTGGATACGCGCAAATCCACATCGACGATGCTGCTCGTTTGGGTATCGAAGATGAAGCGCTGGTGTGGGTTAATTCCCGCAAAGGTCGCGTCATCACGCGTGCGAATGTGAGCGAACGTCCGAATAAGGGCGCGGTTTACATGACGTATCAGTGGTGGATTGGTGCCTGTAACGAGCTGGTGACAGAAAACCTCAGCCCGATTACCAAAACGCCTGAGTACAAATACTGTGCCGTGCGTGTGGAGCCGATTGCCGATCAGCGCGCCGCCGAACAGTATGTGATTGACGAGTACAGCAAGCTAAAAGCTAGCCTGCGTGAGAGCGCGGCGGGCTGATTTTAGTCGGCGTAGAGAGTCTAAAAGCACCGGAGATTTCTTCGGTGCTTTTTTTTAAAACTCAAATCGCGAAGGCGGCACGCCAAACAATTGCCGGAAGGCATAAGTAAACGCCGACGTACTGCTATAGCCCAGATTCAACGCCACCTCCGTCACCGGCTTATGCTGGCGCAGCATCACAATCCCCTGCAATAAGCGCATCCGCTGCTTCCAGCTATTAAACGGCATTCCCGTTTGCTGACTAAAATGGCGGGAGAAAGTGCGTTCCGACATGTTCATGCTTTTTGCACATTCGTCCTGAGTATGAGGAAGATGCGGTGAATTCTGCATGGAAAAACAGAGCTTACGCCAGCGTTCATCTAACGGCCACGGTAGCGCGAATTGGGCTTCCGGCAGGTCTTCAATCAACTCCAGCAACACCAAAAGCAGCCGATCGTCTTTACTTGCGATGTCGTAAAGCCTGGGAACATGCAAAGTCACGTGGTGAATCAACTCGCGCACCACGTTGTTGACCAGCAGCACCCGGCACTGGCTTTGTTGCAAGATGGGAACGTCGGGTTGAACATCCAGGCTTTCCAGAAAAACATCATCCAGCGCCCACACTTCATGTTCGATGTTGGCCTGGATCCACATGCCATACAGCGTTGGGATCACCCAGCTTGTGCCATTCACCGCAATACGCATATTGCCAGCACGTGCGAATAAAAATTGCGCGAAGGAGTGCGTGTGCGGCGCAAAATGCGTTCCGCTATACATGGTGTATGAACGGCTGTGAATTGGGCGTGGCAACTCTTTTAAATCAACAACATCCATCGGCAAAGGTGGCCGTTTATCTTTCAGGATCATGGCATGTTTTCAGATTGGCGGGTATTCGATACATATTGACAGCTAATGAGGATTAACGCCAAGGGAGAGCTGCAATAATAACGTCACTCGGAAACGCCGCATCGCGGCAAACCTCCTTCTTTCTTTTTCGCAGGTTCACCATGTCTGATTCAAAAAACAGCCGCCTTGCTCTTGCAGGGCTTGCCTTTATTACGCTGGTCTGGAGCTTTCACTGGATTGTGCTGAAATCAGTGATGCAATACATGGGCGCGTTTGATATCACCGCCCTGCGCTGTTTACTCGGCGCGATATTGCTGCTGATTCTGGTGAAAGTACGCAGCGGCAAGCTCAAGCCGCCGCCGTTTAAATCCACTCTATTGATTGCGATGCTGCAAACCGTTGGCATGAATGGTTTGTCGCAGCTGGCGCTAATTAGCGGCGGCGCAGGGAAAGTGGCCATTCTAACTTACACCATGCCGTTCTGGGCAATATTGCTGGCAGTACCGCTGTTGAACGAACGTATTCGCCGGATTCAGGGTGCATTTATGGCCGTCGCCCTGATTGGGTTAGTGTTGATTCTGCAACCCTGGAATATAACAGGCTCGTTATTAAGCCCGATTCTGGCGCTGCTTTCTGGCCTTAGTTGGGCGGCTAGCGCACTGGTTATCAAGAAGATGTATCAGCGCCAGCCCCATCTGAATTTGCTCTCATTAACCGCCTGGCAAATGCTTTATGGGGCGCTGGTGCTGTGCGTTCTGGCGATCATCTTCCACCACCAGCCGATTGTATGGAACGGCTATGTGGTGGGCGCGCTGGCCTACTGCGCGATTCTCGCCACCGCCATCGCCTGGGTGACGTGGCTGTTTGTTCTCAAACATTTATCCACGGCAGTCGCCAGTATGAGCACCCTCGCCATTCCCTTATTAGGCGTGCTGTTTGCCTGGTGGTTGTTAGGCGAAGTGCCCAATACTCTCGAAGGTGCCGGGATTGTACTTATCGTTCTCGGGCTATGCGGCATTAGCTTTAGCGGGAAGAAAACGTTAGTGGAAGAGATTGAAGAGTATCCGTGGTAATCACGCCGCATAAAGCAAACGGCATCTTCATAGTGTGATTAAGATGCTGTTCCAAAATACTCCGGTTTATCAATACCCTCTCTGTGCAACAACCTCGCCAAATACGCTCTCCTTGCTGGATTTATTGATTAGATTTTCAACAATTTAATTAATGCGTGATCTGTCGCCCAAAAAGTAAACAAAGCCCTCAAAAGCCCTATTATTAACGTTTGCTTGACATATTATTAACATCCTACAAGGAGAAAAAAAGCCATGAGCCAAATACATAAACACGCCATTCCCGCAAATATTGCGGACAATTGCCTGATAAACCCGGAGCAATACCAGTCCATGTACCAACACTCGGTACATGATCCCGATGCATTCTGGAGCGAACAAGGGAAGATCCTTGATTGGATCAAACCTTATAAAAAGGTGAAAAACACCTCTTTCGCCCCTGGTAACATCTCTATCAAATGGTATGAAGACGGCACCCTGAATCTGGCCGCCAACTGCCTGGACAGGCATCTGAAAGATCGCGGTGATCAAACGGCGATCATCTGGGAGGGCGACGATGCCACTCAGAGTAAAACCATTACTTATCGCGAACTGCATCGCGAAGTGTGCCGTTTTGCCAATACCCTGGTAGAGCTGGGCATCAAGAAAGGCGATGTGGTCGCAATTTATATGCCGATGGTGCCGGAAGCCGCCGTTGCAATGCTGGCCTGTGCGCGTATCGGCGCGGTGCATTCGGTGATTTTTGGTGGTTTCTCACCGGAAGCGGTCGCGGGCCGTATTATCGACTCCAACTCTCGTCTGGTGATTACCGCCGATGAAGGCGTACGTGCCGGGCGTTCTATTCCACTGAAGAAAAACGTCGACGACGCGCTGAAAAACCCAGGCGTTAAAACCGTTGAGCACGTTGTGGTTCTGAAACGTACCGGTGGAAATGTGGAGTGGCATGAAGGCCGCGATCTGTGGTGGAACGAACTGGTTGAAAAAGCCAGCACACACCACCAGCCAGTGGAGGTCAACGCTGAAGATCCGCTGTTTATCCTTTACACCTCCGGTTCAACCGGCAAGCCGAAAGGCGTGCTGCACACCACGGGTGGCTATCTGGTGTATGCCGCCACCACCTTTAAATATGTATTCGATTACCACCAGGGCGACGTTTACTGGTGTACCGCAGACGTGGGTTGGGTCACCGGCCACAGCTACCTTCTTTACGGCCCGCTGGCGTGCGGTGCCATCACGCTGATGTTTGAAGGCGTACCAAACTGGCCAGCACCAAACCGCATGGCGCAGGTGGTTGATAAGCATAAAGTGAATATTCTCTACACCGCACCGACGGCGATTCGTGCGCTGATGGCTGAAGGCGATAAAGCGATTGAAAATACCGATCGTTCGTCGCTGCGCATTTTGGGTTCGGTGGGTGAGCCTATCAACCCGGAAGCGTGGGAATGGTACTGGAAGAAAATCGGTAACGAAAAATGCCCGGTGGTTGATACCTGGTGGCAGACCGAAACCGGCGGTTTCATGATTACCCCAATTCCCGGTGCGACCGAGCTGAAAGCAGGTTCCGCCACACGCCCATTCTTTGGCGTTCAGCCCGCTTTAGTGGATAACGAAGGTAATCCGCAACAGGGTGCAACCGAAGGCAACCTGGTGATCACCGATTCGTGGCCAGGCCAGGCGCGCACGCTGTTTGGCGACCACGAACGTTTCGAGCAGACCTATTTCTCGACGTTTAAAAATATGTACTTCAGCGGTGACGGCGCGCGTCGTGACGAAGACGGTTATTACTGGATTACCGGACGCGTGGACGACGTGCTGAACGTTTCCGGTCACCGTCTGGGCACCGCAGAAATCGAGTCAGCCCTGGTGTCGCACCCGAAAGTCGCTGAAGCGGCGGTGGTTGGCATCCCGCATAACATTAAAGGCCAGGCGATTTACGCGTATGTGACGCTAAACCACGGCGAAGAACCGACACCTGAGCTGTATACCGAAGTGCGTAATTGGGTCCGCAAAGAGATTGGCCCACTTGCCACACCGGATATCCTGCACTGGACTGATTCACTACCGAAAACCCGCTCTGGCAAAATTATGCGCCGCATTTTGCGCAAAATCGCCGCCGGCGATACCAGCAACCTTGGTGATACTTCAACGCTTGCCGATCCGGGTGTTGTTGAGAAGCTGCTGGAAGAAAAACAAGCCATTACCATGCCTTAGTCGCTCTTCCTCTCCCTCCGATTTCTCCCTCTCCCTGTGGGAGAGGGTCGGGGTGAGGGGAATACAATCAACATAACGCCCTCACCCTAGCCCTCTCCCCCAGGAGAGGGAAAATAAAAACCACAACCTTACCTCTGGAGAATCTGTGATGAATAACATTTATCAACAGATAGAAGACAGTGAGCATTTCAGGGAGTTAGTCGCTAAACGGCAACGGTTTGCCACCATTTTATCTCTCATCATGCTGGTGATTTACGTCAGCTTTATTTTGCTGATTGCGTTTGCTCCCGGCTGGTTGGGCACGCCTTTACACGAAGGCACCACCGTGACACGTGGCATTCCCATTGGTGTTGGTGTGATTCTGATCTCTTTCTTCCTGACGGGCGTTTACGTCTGGCGGGCGAACGGCGAATTTGACCGCCTGAATAATGCCGTTGTGCGCGAGGTGAAGGTATCATGAAACGTCTTTTCGGCCTCCTTGCCGCACCGCTCCTGAGCCTGCCTGCGTCTGCCTTTGCGGCTGATGCGATTACGGGGGCTGTGCAACGCCAGCCAACCAACTGGCAGGCGATCATTATGTTCATCATTTTCGTCGCCTTTACTTTAGGCATTACTTACTGGGCGTCCAAACGCACCCGCACCCGTAGCGATTACTACACCGCTGGCGGCAATATCACGGGCTTCCAGAATGGCCTGGCGATTGCGGGCGATTATATGTCTGCCGCGTCGTTCCTCGGGATTTCGGCGCTGGTATTTACCTCTGGCTACGACGGCCTGATTTACTCACTGGGCTTTTTGGTCGGCTGGCCGATTATTCTGTTCCTGATTGCTGAACGCCTGCGAAACCTGGGCAAATACACCTTTGCGGACGTGGCGTCGTATCGCCTGAAACAAGGGCCAATTCGTATTCTGTCGGCCTGTGGTTCACTGGTCGTCGTGGCGCTGTACCTGATTGCTCAGATGGTGGGCGCGGGCAAACTGATCCAACTGTTGTTCGGCCTGAACTACCACGTTGCGGTGGTGCTGGTTGGCGTGTTGATGGTGATGTACGTGCTGTTTGGCGGCATGCTGGCAACCACTTGGGTGCAAATCATCAAAGCAGTACTGTTGCTGTTCGGCGCAAGTTTCATGGCCTTTATGGTAATGAAACACGTCGGCTTTAGTTTCAACAATTTGTTCGCTGAAGCGATCGCAGTCCATCCGAAAGGCATCGCCATCATGAGCCCTGGCGGGCTGGTGAAAGACCCAATATCAGCGCTTTCGCTGGGATTAGGTTTGATGTTTGGTACCGCCGGTTTGCCACATATTCTGATGCGTTTCTTCACCGTAAGCGATGCTCGCGAAGCTCGTAAAAGCGTGCTTTATGCCACCGGTTTCATGGGTTATTTCTACATCCTGACCTTTATCATCGGCTTTGGCGCAATCATGTTGGTGGGGGCAAACCCGGCCTTTAAAGATGCGGCTGGCGCATTGATTGGCGGCAATAACATGGCAGCGGTTCACCTGGCTGATGCCGTGGGTGGCAGCTTGTTCTTAGGCTTTATTTCGGCAGTCGCCTTCGCCACGATTCTGGCAGTGGTCGCCGGTTTAACGCTTGCAGGTGCGTCAGCGGTGTCGCATGACCTCTACGCTAACGTATTCCGCAAAGGGGCATCTGAACGTGATGAGCTGAAAGTGTCGAAAATCACCGTTCTGGTGCTGGGTGTGGTGGCTATCCTACTGGGGATTTTGTTCGAGAAACAAAACATCGCCTTCATGGTCGGCCTGGCGTTCTCGATTGCGGCGAGCTGTAACTTCCCTATTATTTTGCTCTCAATGTACTGGTCAAAACTGACCACACGTGGCGCGATGGTAGGTGGTTGGCTCGGCTTGCTGACTGCGGTCATTCTGATGGTCCTCGGCCCAACGGTTTGGGTACAGGTTCTCGGTCACGCTTCAGCCATCTTCCCGTATGAATACCCTGCGCTGTTCTCGATTCTGGTGGCGTTTGTCGGTATCTGGGTATTCTCCATCACCGATAACAGCCCTGAAGGCAATCTGGAACGTGAGAAATTCCGTGCTCAGTTCATCCGTTCCCAAACCGGGATTGGTATCGAACAAGGTCGCGCACACTGATCGTTTTGCCCTTCCCGGCTCGCCTGAGCCGGGAAATTTCTCACCGATCGACTTCGCATTTTCCCTCGCTCAATACGCCGTTGCTCACAGTTTTCCGCCCAACAAAAGTGATTCGCGTCACAGAGAATTTCTCCATTTTGCGAGATTGATCGCGAGTTTAGCCATTGCCAGTCGTAGCGCGGTTTTGCGCGCCGATTGCCGCACGACAATCCCATTCCACCTTCATATGATTATCTCAACAGGCTCGCGGCGAACTCACGTAACCGTTCAGCATTGAGCAGTAATGAAACATAGTGCGGGCTGCCTGCTGGCGGCGAATCAGCCCAACGTTCCAGCGTATCGGCAAAACGCAGCAGTGTTTCCCGATGCCCGGTGGACGTCTTTAACACCTGGGCGGCATCACCGTAATGTTCGCTCATTTGCATGTCACTGACAGCGAAAGCAACGCGTGAGAACAGCTGGCCGTACATTTCGGCGTTACGCCAGGCGGCTTCAAGGCGTTCCAGCGTGTCGTTGGGGCAGGTGATGCGTAGTTCGCGGAGTTGTTGTACCGCAGAGGTTGCAAGAAACTGGGCGCTCTCTTTTTCAAGTCCAATCAACTGGCGTTGATCGGCGCCGAGTTTAGGGTCGTCTTTTGGAAACAGCGGCTGAAAAGCCTGTACCCAGTTGGCGCTACGAATGTCGGTATGCAGCAGTTGCTGCGCCTGAGCATAGCTTTCCGGGATTTGGCTTTGGTAGTGCATGCGCCGCCCGAGAAGATTCGGTGTTTTGCATAGCCAGTCGTAACTTGAGGTGTACAAATCGCTAAAACGCTGGCGGTCCAGCTTGCTGTGGAAACCCAGTTTTTGCTGCTCAATCCAGCGGTCAATGACAGAAGAAGGCGCGGTGTTATTCGCGGCATTTAAGCCGAAAAGATTGATGGCATTAGCAGAATCCATCGTCAGACCGTCAGGCAGCCACTGCCAGGCAACGCGTGATGTGATGGTTTCGATGTTGTGGTCAGCGAGGCTGGTCGCCCAGCTTAAACGCCCCTGGATTTCATCGCCCAGATAACAGGGCAGGATCGTCCAGCCGTAGCCGGTGCCCCAGAGATCGTATTCGATCCATTTTTTACGCCCGCTGAGCGCCACAATATGCGGGTGGTTAGCAAAACCGGGATGGTAATCCAGT
The nucleotide sequence above comes from Buttiauxella selenatireducens. Encoded proteins:
- the actP gene encoding cation/acetate symporter ActP — encoded protein: MKRLFGLLAAPLLSLPASAFAADAITGAVQRQPTNWQAIIMFIIFVAFTLGITYWASKRTRTRSDYYTAGGNITGFQNGLAIAGDYMSAASFLGISALVFTSGYDGLIYSLGFLVGWPIILFLIAERLRNLGKYTFADVASYRLKQGPIRILSACGSLVVVALYLIAQMVGAGKLIQLLFGLNYHVAVVLVGVLMVMYVLFGGMLATTWVQIIKAVLLLFGASFMAFMVMKHVGFSFNNLFAEAIAVHPKGIAIMSPGGLVKDPISALSLGLGLMFGTAGLPHILMRFFTVSDAREARKSVLYATGFMGYFYILTFIIGFGAIMLVGANPAFKDAAGALIGGNNMAAVHLADAVGGSLFLGFISAVAFATILAVVAGLTLAGASAVSHDLYANVFRKGASERDELKVSKITVLVLGVVAILLGILFEKQNIAFMVGLAFSIAASCNFPIILLSMYWSKLTTRGAMVGGWLGLLTAVILMVLGPTVWVQVLGHASAIFPYEYPALFSILVAFVGIWVFSITDNSPEGNLEREKFRAQFIRSQTGIGIEQGRAH
- a CDS encoding DUF485 domain-containing protein produces the protein MNNIYQQIEDSEHFRELVAKRQRFATILSLIMLVIYVSFILLIAFAPGWLGTPLHEGTTVTRGIPIGVGVILISFFLTGVYVWRANGEFDRLNNAVVREVKVS
- the acs gene encoding acetate--CoA ligase — encoded protein: MSQIHKHAIPANIADNCLINPEQYQSMYQHSVHDPDAFWSEQGKILDWIKPYKKVKNTSFAPGNISIKWYEDGTLNLAANCLDRHLKDRGDQTAIIWEGDDATQSKTITYRELHREVCRFANTLVELGIKKGDVVAIYMPMVPEAAVAMLACARIGAVHSVIFGGFSPEAVAGRIIDSNSRLVITADEGVRAGRSIPLKKNVDDALKNPGVKTVEHVVVLKRTGGNVEWHEGRDLWWNELVEKASTHHQPVEVNAEDPLFILYTSGSTGKPKGVLHTTGGYLVYAATTFKYVFDYHQGDVYWCTADVGWVTGHSYLLYGPLACGAITLMFEGVPNWPAPNRMAQVVDKHKVNILYTAPTAIRALMAEGDKAIENTDRSSLRILGSVGEPINPEAWEWYWKKIGNEKCPVVDTWWQTETGGFMITPIPGATELKAGSATRPFFGVQPALVDNEGNPQQGATEGNLVITDSWPGQARTLFGDHERFEQTYFSTFKNMYFSGDGARRDEDGYYWITGRVDDVLNVSGHRLGTAEIESALVSHPKVAEAAVVGIPHNIKGQAIYAYVTLNHGEEPTPELYTEVRNWVRKEIGPLATPDILHWTDSLPKTRSGKIMRRILRKIAAGDTSNLGDTSTLADPGVVEKLLEEKQAITMP
- a CDS encoding DMT family transporter, with protein sequence MSDSKNSRLALAGLAFITLVWSFHWIVLKSVMQYMGAFDITALRCLLGAILLLILVKVRSGKLKPPPFKSTLLIAMLQTVGMNGLSQLALISGGAGKVAILTYTMPFWAILLAVPLLNERIRRIQGAFMAVALIGLVLILQPWNITGSLLSPILALLSGLSWAASALVIKKMYQRQPHLNLLSLTAWQMLYGALVLCVLAIIFHHQPIVWNGYVVGALAYCAILATAIAWVTWLFVLKHLSTAVASMSTLAIPLLGVLFAWWLLGEVPNTLEGAGIVLIVLGLCGISFSGKKTLVEEIEEYPW